Proteins from one Bacteroides zhangwenhongii genomic window:
- a CDS encoding GSCFA domain-containing protein encodes MNFQTSVELPVGLPSISHISPILLMGSCFAENMGTFLTEAKFQLDLNPFGILYNPLSISSALKEIITKKEYTEKDLFAYRGLWHSTMHHGSFSATTPEATLQNINARLLQAHQTVLKLDWLMLTFGTAYVYEAKETGKVVSNCHKLPENDFNRRLLSVDEIVDEYTSLITDMAACNATLKFLFTVSPIRHIRDGMHANQLSKSTLLLAIDRLQQLFPEQVFYFPSYEIVLDELRDYRFYADDMLHPSPLAVRYLWERFSETFFSAETKQVIREVEDIRRDLAHKPFHPESEAYQRFLGQIVLKIERLIRKYPYLDFQKETELCHTRLNP; translated from the coding sequence ATGAACTTTCAAACATCAGTGGAATTGCCGGTCGGACTACCGTCTATCAGCCATATATCTCCTATTCTTTTGATGGGATCTTGTTTTGCTGAGAATATGGGAACTTTCTTGACAGAGGCCAAGTTTCAACTGGATTTGAATCCTTTCGGAATTCTGTATAATCCTTTGTCCATATCCTCAGCTTTGAAAGAGATTATTACAAAAAAAGAATATACGGAGAAAGATTTGTTTGCTTATAGAGGGCTGTGGCATAGTACTATGCATCATGGCTCTTTTTCGGCTACTACTCCGGAGGCTACGTTGCAGAATATCAATGCCCGTTTGCTGCAAGCCCATCAGACTGTGCTGAAGCTTGATTGGCTGATGTTGACTTTCGGAACAGCCTATGTTTATGAAGCAAAAGAGACAGGAAAGGTAGTCTCCAATTGTCACAAATTACCGGAGAATGATTTTAATCGCCGACTTTTGTCTGTGGATGAAATAGTAGATGAATACACTTCATTGATTACCGATATGGCTGCTTGCAATGCAACCTTGAAGTTCTTGTTTACAGTCAGTCCCATCCGTCATATCCGGGATGGAATGCATGCCAACCAATTGAGTAAATCTACTTTGTTACTGGCCATCGACCGGTTGCAGCAATTGTTCCCGGAACAAGTTTTCTACTTCCCCTCTTATGAAATCGTATTGGATGAATTACGTGATTATCGCTTCTATGCGGATGATATGTTGCATCCGTCTCCGTTGGCGGTCCGTTACCTTTGGGAACGCTTTTCCGAAACCTTCTTTTCCGCTGAAACAAAGCAGGTTATCCGCGAAGTAGAAGACATCCGCCGGGACTTGGCGCACAAGCCCTTTCATCCCGAGTCCGAAGCGTATCAACGCTTTTTAGGACAAATAGTGTTAAAAATAGAACGACTTATCAGAAAATACCCGTACTTAGATTTTCAAAAAGAAACAGAACTATGTCATACGCGATTGAATCCATAG
- a CDS encoding Sec-independent protein translocase subunit TatA/TatB → MTHLLLLGFLPSGSEWIIIALVILLLFGGKKIPELMRGLGKGVKSFKDGVNDAKEEINKAKEDLDKPADSSK, encoded by the coding sequence ATGACACACTTATTATTGTTAGGCTTTTTGCCTAGTGGGTCCGAATGGATTATCATTGCTCTAGTTATTCTTTTGCTCTTTGGTGGAAAGAAAATTCCTGAATTGATGCGTGGCTTGGGAAAAGGAGTGAAGAGCTTCAAAGACGGAGTGAATGATGCGAAAGAGGAAATAAATAAGGCAAAAGAAGACCTGGACAAACCGGCGGACTCAAGTAAGTAA
- a CDS encoding bifunctional UDP-N-acetylmuramoyl-tripeptide:D-alanyl-D-alanine ligase/alanine racemase, with the protein MSYAIESIAQSIGARRVGEYEATIDWLLTDSRSLSFPEETLFFALTTKRNSGVRYIPELYARGVRNFVVSEEEFKQVENGELRIESAMQDDDAQPILNSQLSTFNFSSTLNFLIVPNPLKALQKLAEVHRERFNIPVIGITGSNGKTIVKEWLHQLLSPDRCIVRSPRSYNSQIGVPLSVWQLSEEAELGIFEAGISEMGEMGALKRMIKPSIGILTNIGGAHQENFFSLQEKCMEKLTLFKDCDVVIYDGDNELISNCVAKSMLTAREIAWSRTDIERPLYISRVTKKEDHTVIAYRYLNMDNTFCIPFIDDASIENVLNCLAACLYLMTPADQITERMARLEPIAMRLEVKEGKNNCLLINDSYNSDLASLDIALDFLVRRSEKKGLKRTLILSDILETGQSTATLYRRVAQLVQSRGIDKLIGVGPEISSCAARFDDGIERYFFPNTEALLKSELLKSLHSEVILIKGSRVFNFDLVSEALELKVHETILEVNLGAMVENLNHYRSMLRHPETKMICMVKASAYGAGSYEIAKTLQEHHVDYLAVAVADEGSELRKAGITSSIIIMDPELTAFKTMFDYKLEPEVYNFHLLDALIKAAEKEGITNFPIHVKLDTGMHRLGFEAEDIPLLIRRLKNQNAVIPRSVFSHFVGSDSPQFDAFTRQQIELFEKGSQELQAAFSHKILRHICNTAGIERFPGAQFDMVRLGIGLYGVSPIDNSIIHNVSTLKTTILQIRDVPEEDTVGYSRMGHLIRPSRIAAIPIGYADGLNRHLGRGNAYCLVNGKKAPYVGNICMDVCMIDVTDIDCREGDPAIIFGDDLPITVLSDKLDTIPYEVLTSISTRVKRVYYQD; encoded by the coding sequence ATGTCATACGCGATTGAATCCATAGCCCAAAGTATCGGCGCCCGCCGTGTAGGTGAATATGAAGCGACTATCGATTGGCTCTTAACAGATAGCCGTTCCCTGAGTTTTCCGGAAGAAACTCTTTTCTTTGCATTAACCACCAAACGCAATAGTGGAGTCCGCTACATCCCCGAACTATACGCCCGGGGTGTCCGAAACTTTGTGGTCTCGGAGGAAGAGTTTAAACAAGTTGAGAATGGAGAGTTGAGAATTGAGAGTGCTATGCAGGATGATGATGCGCAGCCAATTCTCAATTCTCAACTCTCAACTTTCAATTTCTCCTCGACTCTCAATTTCCTCATCGTTCCGAACCCTCTGAAAGCATTGCAGAAACTGGCTGAGGTACATCGGGAGAGGTTTAATATTCCTGTAATCGGTATCACCGGAAGCAATGGAAAAACCATTGTGAAAGAGTGGTTGCACCAATTGCTGAGTCCGGACCGTTGTATCGTCCGTTCTCCGCGTAGTTATAATTCGCAGATTGGTGTTCCATTGTCTGTGTGGCAACTTTCCGAAGAAGCGGAATTGGGAATTTTCGAGGCGGGTATTTCTGAGATGGGGGAGATGGGTGCATTGAAACGGATGATAAAGCCTTCTATCGGTATTCTGACGAATATCGGTGGTGCTCATCAGGAAAACTTCTTCTCATTGCAGGAGAAGTGCATGGAAAAGCTAACCCTTTTCAAAGATTGTGATGTCGTGATTTATGATGGTGATAATGAGTTGATTAGCAATTGTGTGGCGAAATCAATGCTGACCGCACGTGAGATTGCCTGGAGCCGTACGGATATTGAACGTCCGTTGTACATCAGTCGTGTGACAAAGAAAGAAGACCATACCGTTATCGCTTACCGTTATCTGAATATGGATAACACTTTCTGCATTCCTTTCATCGACGACGCTTCCATCGAAAACGTACTAAACTGCTTGGCTGCCTGTCTTTACTTGATGACTCCCGCCGATCAGATAACGGAACGCATGGCACGCCTCGAACCGATTGCCATGCGCCTTGAAGTGAAAGAGGGAAAGAATAACTGCCTATTGATTAATGATAGCTATAATTCGGATCTGGCTTCTCTGGATATAGCTCTTGACTTCCTGGTGCGCCGTTCTGAAAAGAAAGGACTGAAACGTACGCTGATTCTGTCGGATATTCTGGAAACGGGACAGAGTACTGCCACGCTTTATCGGCGTGTAGCCCAACTGGTGCAGAGTCGGGGTATTGATAAATTGATAGGAGTAGGACCGGAAATTTCTTCGTGTGCCGCTCGTTTTGACGACGGGATAGAACGTTATTTCTTCCCTAATACCGAAGCGCTTCTTAAATCGGAACTGCTCAAATCCCTTCATTCGGAAGTGATTCTGATAAAGGGTTCTCGTGTGTTCAACTTCGATCTGGTGTCCGAAGCACTCGAACTGAAAGTGCATGAAACGATACTGGAGGTAAATCTGGGTGCGATGGTGGAGAACTTGAATCATTATCGCTCCATGTTGCGCCATCCTGAGACGAAAATGATCTGTATGGTGAAGGCGTCGGCATACGGAGCCGGTTCATACGAGATAGCCAAGACTTTGCAGGAACATCATGTCGATTACTTGGCTGTGGCGGTAGCCGATGAAGGTTCCGAACTGCGCAAAGCGGGTATCACGTCCTCTATCATCATCATGGATCCGGAGCTTACAGCGTTCAAAACGATGTTTGACTATAAACTGGAGCCGGAAGTTTATAATTTCCATTTGCTTGATGCGCTGATTAAAGCCGCAGAAAAGGAAGGAATCACCAATTTCCCTATTCATGTGAAACTGGATACGGGAATGCATCGGCTGGGTTTTGAAGCGGAAGATATCCCCTTGCTTATCCGTCGCTTGAAGAATCAGAATGCGGTAATTCCCCGTTCGGTATTCTCTCATTTCGTGGGCAGTGATTCTCCTCAATTTGACGCTTTCACCCGGCAGCAAATCGAGTTGTTTGAAAAAGGCTCGCAAGAATTGCAGGCGGCTTTCTCGCATAAGATTTTACGCCATATCTGCAATACGGCAGGAATCGAGCGTTTTCCCGGAGCACAGTTTGACATGGTACGGCTAGGTATCGGACTTTACGGAGTGAGTCCGATAGATAATTCGATTATACATAATGTCAGCACGCTCAAGACAACCATACTTCAGATTCGGGATGTCCCCGAAGAAGATACGGTGGGATATAGCCGGATGGGACACTTGATACGTCCGTCCCGTATAGCCGCTATTCCTATCGGTTATGCCGATGGCCTGAACCGACACTTGGGGCGTGGAAATGCTTACTGTCTGGTGAACGGCAAGAAAGCCCCTTATGTGGGCAATATCTGCATGGATGTCTGTATGATAGATGTTACGGACATCGACTGCCGTGAAGGCGACCCAGCTATAATCTTTGGTGACGACCTGCCGATCACAGTATTGTCCGACAAGCTGGATACGATTCCGTACGAAGTGCTGACTAGCATATCGACGCGGGTGAAACGGGTATATTATCAGGATTAG
- the tatC gene encoding twin-arginine translocase subunit TatC, translated as MAEMTFWDHLDELRKVLFRVIGVWFVLAIGYFIAMPYLFDHVILAPCHNDFIFYDLLRYIGRALDLTDDFFTQEFQVKLVNINLAAPFFIHMSTAFWMSVVTAMPYLFFEVWRFIGPALYPNEKKGVRKALTVGTVMFFVGVLLGYFMVYPLTLRFLSTYQLSAEVENILSLNSYIDNFMMLVLCMGLAFELPLVTWLLSLLGIVNKSFLRKYRRHAIVIIVIAAAIITPTGDPFTLSVVAIPLYLLYEMSILMIKDKKKTEEEIEDEIALSEE; from the coding sequence ATGGCAGAAATGACCTTTTGGGATCATTTGGATGAACTGCGCAAGGTACTTTTCCGGGTGATCGGAGTTTGGTTTGTATTGGCGATAGGTTATTTTATTGCCATGCCTTATCTTTTTGATCATGTGATATTGGCGCCTTGCCACAATGATTTCATATTCTACGATTTATTACGGTATATCGGTCGGGCGCTTGATTTGACCGATGATTTCTTCACACAAGAATTTCAAGTGAAGCTGGTCAATATTAACTTGGCGGCTCCTTTCTTTATACATATGTCGACAGCCTTTTGGATGTCGGTAGTCACTGCCATGCCTTATCTTTTCTTTGAAGTATGGCGCTTTATCGGTCCTGCCCTTTATCCCAATGAAAAGAAAGGAGTGCGTAAAGCTCTGACAGTTGGAACGGTGATGTTCTTTGTCGGTGTTTTGCTGGGTTACTTTATGGTTTATCCGTTGACGCTCCGTTTTCTTTCCACCTATCAGTTGAGTGCGGAAGTGGAGAACATTCTGTCGCTCAATTCCTATATCGACAATTTTATGATGTTGGTACTCTGTATGGGGCTGGCTTTTGAGTTGCCGTTAGTGACCTGGTTGCTATCCCTGCTGGGAATAGTCAATAAGTCTTTCTTGCGGAAATACCGTCGCCATGCGATTGTCATCATTGTGATAGCTGCTGCCATTATTACTCCAACAGGCGATCCGTTTACATTGAGTGTTGTCGCTATTCCGCTTTATCTGCTATACGAAATGAGTATCCTGATGATAAAGGATAAGAAGAAAACCGAAGAGGAAATAGAAGATGAAATTGCCCTGTCAGAAGAGTGA
- a CDS encoding AAA domain-containing protein: protein MKLPCQKSEAIESYELLLAVCKAGEDELTVGYKQMRDLLERICRAQMQSGSLQMTDLSARISFIAAKTGLSVGEQNRLHTFRLTSNQILNRCLEPNRENLLRDVKTLAFLIRKLSEENIPDELYRLLPRADATYLVAPPARERVRRMRVCFQYADEQYLYVTPLDEVSEKPYLVRYNIPQINEEFAETCKLLWQHAQVNLLDVAIDEAGILTPSFIVLEPDYLIDISSLAECFRDYGHHPGNYFLSRMQPIENARPLLLGNIANLFLDEWIHAPNEDIDYRTCMQKAFRRYPIELAACPDLRDREKERQFFDDCKLHFEHIRETVNDTFHAAGYELDKTDAVLEPSYICEALGLQGRLDYMQRDMSSFIEMKSGKADEYAIRGKVEPKENNKVQMLLYQAVLQYSMGMDHRKVKAYLLYTRYPLLYPSRPSWAMVRRVIDLRNRIVADEYGIQLHNNPEYTARKLDEINASTLNERGLRGRFWETYLRPPIDRFQEKLQRLSAIEKSYFYAVYNFLTKELYTSKSGDVDYEGRTGAASLWLSTLAEKCEAGEIIYNLRIRENHAADEHKAYLLLVRSDLEEKELPEAVADNDIQNVLPNFRQGDAIILYERNCGMDNVTNKMVFKGNIEHLTDHEIGIRLRATQQNPSVLPADSLYAIEHDTMDTTFRSMYQGLYAYLSATQERRDLLLAQRPPKFDESLDFLVSQAKDDFTRVALKAKAAQDYFLLIGPPGTGKTSCALKKMVETFHADKGAQILLLSYTNRAVDEICKSLASIRPAVDFIRVGSELSCDETYRTHLIENELASCNRRSEVYERIRSCRIIVGTVAAISGKPELFRLKHFNVAIIDEATQILEPQLLGILCARGEEGGNAIDKFILIGDHKQLPAVVLQSSEQSAIYEESLLSIGLTNLKDSLFERLYRNCTARQSSLTSHPSYDMLCRQGRMHPEVALFANRAFYGGRLIPVGLPHQLEDSDTVCRLAFYPSVPEKTGTSTKINHSEARIVADLVARIYEDCRTDFDEARTLGIITPYRSQIALIKKEIAALGIPALNRIMVDTVERFQGSERDVIIYSCCINSYFQLKFVSNLTEEDGTLIDRKLNVALTRARKQMFVTGVPKYLKSNPLYESLLNLMEYKE from the coding sequence ATGAAATTGCCCTGTCAGAAGAGTGAAGCGATAGAATCTTATGAATTACTTTTAGCAGTCTGCAAGGCGGGAGAGGATGAACTGACCGTTGGTTACAAGCAGATGCGCGACTTGCTCGAACGTATTTGCCGGGCGCAAATGCAGAGCGGCAGTTTGCAAATGACCGACCTCTCGGCACGAATCAGTTTTATTGCTGCCAAGACCGGACTTTCGGTAGGAGAGCAGAACCGGCTTCATACTTTCCGCCTGACTTCCAATCAAATCCTGAACCGCTGTCTCGAACCGAACAGGGAAAACCTCTTGCGGGATGTTAAAACACTGGCCTTTCTGATCCGCAAACTTTCGGAAGAGAATATTCCGGATGAGTTATACCGTTTGCTTCCCCGTGCGGACGCTACCTATCTGGTTGCCCCTCCTGCCCGTGAACGAGTCCGGCGAATGCGTGTCTGTTTTCAATATGCGGACGAACAATATCTGTATGTGACTCCTTTGGACGAAGTCTCGGAAAAGCCCTATCTTGTCCGCTATAATATACCTCAAATAAACGAAGAGTTTGCAGAAACCTGTAAGCTGCTTTGGCAACATGCCCAGGTGAATCTGCTTGACGTTGCGATAGATGAGGCGGGAATCCTTACCCCTTCTTTCATCGTTCTCGAACCGGATTATTTGATTGATATCAGTTCGCTTGCAGAGTGTTTCCGCGATTACGGACACCATCCGGGAAACTACTTCCTTTCCCGAATGCAACCGATTGAGAATGCCCGTCCCCTGTTACTGGGAAATATTGCCAATCTCTTTCTGGATGAATGGATTCATGCGCCGAACGAGGATATTGATTATCGGACTTGTATGCAAAAGGCTTTCCGCCGCTATCCCATCGAATTGGCGGCTTGCCCCGATTTGCGGGACAGAGAGAAGGAGCGGCAATTCTTTGATGATTGCAAATTACATTTCGAGCATATCCGCGAAACGGTGAATGATACTTTTCATGCTGCCGGATACGAATTGGACAAGACGGATGCGGTGCTTGAACCTTCTTATATCTGCGAAGCGCTCGGACTGCAAGGCCGCCTTGATTATATGCAACGGGATATGTCCTCCTTCATCGAAATGAAATCGGGTAAAGCTGACGAGTACGCTATCCGCGGCAAGGTGGAACCGAAAGAGAACAACAAGGTGCAGATGTTGCTTTATCAGGCAGTATTGCAATACTCTATGGGGATGGATCACCGGAAAGTAAAAGCCTATTTGCTTTATACCCGTTATCCGCTTCTTTACCCTTCACGGCCTTCTTGGGCAATGGTGCGCCGTGTGATTGACTTGCGCAACCGGATTGTAGCCGATGAATATGGTATCCAGTTGCATAACAATCCGGAATATACCGCACGGAAGTTAGATGAGATCAATGCTTCCACACTGAATGAACGTGGCTTGCGAGGACGTTTCTGGGAAACCTATTTGCGGCCGCCCATTGATCGCTTTCAGGAGAAGTTGCAGAGGCTTTCCGCCATAGAAAAGAGCTATTTTTATGCGGTCTATAATTTTCTGACGAAAGAACTTTATACTTCTAAGTCCGGTGATGTGGATTATGAAGGGCGTACGGGTGCGGCTTCCTTGTGGCTTTCCACATTGGCCGAGAAATGCGAAGCCGGTGAGATTATCTATAATTTGCGGATTCGTGAAAATCATGCCGCCGACGAGCATAAAGCTTATTTATTATTGGTACGTTCCGATCTAGAAGAAAAGGAACTGCCGGAGGCAGTAGCGGACAATGATATACAAAACGTACTTCCTAATTTCCGTCAAGGTGACGCCATTATCCTCTATGAACGAAACTGCGGGATGGATAACGTAACCAATAAAATGGTATTCAAGGGCAATATCGAACATCTGACCGATCATGAAATAGGTATCCGCCTTCGGGCTACACAGCAGAATCCTTCGGTGCTCCCTGCCGATAGCCTTTATGCGATAGAACATGACACGATGGATACGACATTTCGCTCCATGTATCAAGGATTGTACGCTTATCTCTCTGCGACACAGGAACGTCGCGACTTATTGCTGGCCCAGCGTCCGCCGAAGTTCGACGAATCATTGGATTTTCTTGTTTCACAGGCGAAAGACGACTTCACCCGTGTCGCATTGAAAGCGAAAGCCGCGCAAGATTATTTTCTTCTTATCGGTCCTCCGGGAACCGGAAAGACCTCTTGTGCCTTAAAGAAGATGGTTGAAACATTCCATGCGGATAAAGGCGCTCAAATCCTCCTGCTTTCGTATACGAACCGGGCTGTCGACGAGATATGCAAATCGCTTGCTTCCATTCGTCCTGCCGTTGATTTTATCCGTGTGGGAAGTGAATTGTCGTGCGACGAGACTTACCGCACTCATCTGATAGAAAACGAATTGGCCTCCTGCAACCGCCGTTCGGAAGTTTACGAGCGTATTCGGAGTTGCCGCATCATTGTAGGAACCGTAGCGGCCATTTCCGGCAAACCGGAATTGTTCCGTCTGAAACATTTTAATGTTGCCATTATAGATGAAGCTACTCAGATATTGGAACCTCAGCTATTAGGTATTCTTTGTGCACGTGGCGAAGAGGGTGGGAATGCCATTGATAAATTTATCCTGATTGGCGACCATAAGCAACTTCCTGCCGTTGTGCTGCAAAGTTCTGAACAGTCCGCTATCTACGAGGAGTCCTTGCTGTCTATCGGACTGACCAACTTGAAAGATTCCCTGTTTGAACGTCTCTACCGCAACTGCACCGCTCGTCAGTCATCCCTGACCTCTCATCCTTCCTACGATATGCTTTGCCGTCAAGGTCGTATGCATCCCGAAGTGGCTCTATTTGCCAACCGTGCTTTTTATGGAGGGCGTCTGATTCCCGTCGGATTGCCTCACCAACTGGAAGACTCCGATACTGTTTGTCGTCTGGCTTTTTATCCTTCCGTACCGGAGAAGACAGGAACATCTACGAAAATAAACCATTCGGAAGCCCGTATTGTAGCGGATCTGGTTGCCCGTATCTATGAGGATTGCCGGACAGATTTCGATGAGGCGCGTACGTTGGGAATCATTACCCCTTACAGAAGTCAGATAGCACTGATTAAAAAAGAAATAGCCGCATTGGGCATTCCGGCTCTGAACCGGATTATGGTTGATACTGTCGAGCGTTTTCAAGGGAGCGAACGGGATGTAATCATCTATTCCTGTTGCATCAACAGTTATTTTCAATTAAAGTTTGTATCGAATTTAACAGAAGAAGACGGTACGCTGATTGATCGTAAACTGAATGTAGCTCTTACCCGTGCGCGAAAACAGATGTTTGTGACAGGAGTCCCTAAGTATCTGAAGTCCAATCCACTCTACGAAAGTTTATTAAATTTAATGGAGTATAAGGAGTGA